The genome window TTGATGCTCTATTAAATTTCCCATTTCATCGTGCAATTGCCATGCAATTTGAATACAACGTGGCCAGTTGTCAGTATCGGTAATAGGTGCCGACCAACTACGAGGTAATCCTGTGGTTTCTGTATCGAAAATTAAGTACATCTATCTGAATATTAAGCTAAAGAGAAACTGCAAAAACAGTTTTTGCATGAAAACAAAAATACATTTTAAGTTACGGAATGACAATTTAAGTTATCAACAAAAAACAAAAAACCACCTGAATTTCTCCAGATGGTTTTGAATATTTTTAATGATACCTTAAAAACTTGAAAGCGGGATTTTATAGAAAACTCCTTCTGAAAAAGTAATTACATCACCATTCTCATTAACAGCGTTGAATTTATATGTTCCAGTGAACAAACCATTTTCTACTTCTTCAATTTTAATTTCTCCATTACTTTGTTGGATATTTAACACTCTAAAAGTTGCATTATTATTTCCTCCAACAATTGTGATAAGATCACCTGGTGTATAACCAACTCCTCTTGCCACAACAGTAATTGCAGTTACCGTTCCATTTGTAGTTTGAGTCGCTACTCTTAATCCAGAACCAGTTCCACCTGTAGTTTGAGCTCCACCTGTATTTGTTTGATAACCTGTTCCTCTATTAATCATGTTAGAAACTTTAAAAGCTGGTCCAGTATACAAACCTGTATCATAATAATCCGAAACACCATCTACATCATTAGAATAAGATGCAAAATTATTTTGGTTAGTTGTTCCTAAAACATAAGTACCAGGATTTGTACTTGACGTTTCTAAAGTAACCGTTTCATATTGATTATAAGCAGTAATTGTCATAGCTCCGCTAGCATCTACAGAAACTCTTGCTTCATTTGCTCTCCAATAAACATCATTTTGCTTTGCTTGAAAAGAAGGATTATTAGATTGAAGATTTTCCTCGCAAGAAGACATCATTACAACCAAAGCCAATAAAGAAACTATTTTTTTCATCTTAATTTTAAGTTCGTTTTACATGTGGGTAACAAAAATAACTTTTTTATTGAATATAATATCATTTCTTTAAAAAAATATTTTTTGCATTCATATTAATTTGTATTGCAAAGTTTTATATATTTGCACCCTTAAATAACCGAGGTCGAGAACCTCAAATTAATCACAAGATTATGTCAGTAAAAATTAGATTACAAAGACACGGAAAAAAAGGGAAACCTTTTTATTGGGTTGTTGCAGCAGATGCAAGATCAAAAAGAGATGGTAAATTCTTAGAAAAATTAGGAACTTACAATCCAAACACTAATCCAGCAACTATCGATTTAAATATCGAGAAAGCAGCTCAATGGTTATTCAATGGTGCTCAACCAACGGATACTGCAAGAGCAATTTTATCTTACAAAGGTGCTTTATTAAAACACCACTTAGATGGAGGAGTTCGTAAAGGTGCTTTAACTCAAGAGCAAGCTGACGCTAAATTAGCTGCTTGGTTAGAAGAAAAAGCTGGAAAAGTTGATGCTAAAAAAGCTGGTTTATCAAAAGCTGATGCTGATGCTAAAGCTAAAGCTTTAAAAGCTGAAAAAGAAGCAAACGAAAAACGTATTGCTGCTCAAGCTGAGGCTGCAAAAGCTGCTGAAGCTACAGAAGAAGTTGCTGAAGAAGTAGTTGAGGCTGCTGCTGAGGAAGCTCCTGCTGTTGAAGAAAACAACGAAGAAACAGAAGCTTAATATTATAGCGATTCCATGCGTAAAGAAGATTGTTTCTATTTAGGTAAAATCGCGAAAAAATTTAGTTTCAAGGGTGAAGTATTGGCGTATTTAGACACCGACGAACCCGAAATGTATCAAAATTTGGAATCAGTTTTTGTTGAAATCAACAAAAGTCTGGTTCCATTTTTTATTGAAACTAGTTCACTTCATAAAGAAAAATTCTTGCGTATTCGTTTTGAAGACATTCAAACGGAAGAAGAAGCGGATGAAATTATGGGAAGTGAATTATATCTTCCACTTTCAATGTTACCCAAACTTGAAGGAACTCAATTTTACTATCACGAAGTAATTGGATTTGATGTAATTGACACTCGTTTAGGTAATATTGGACAAATAACTTCAATTAATGATAGCGGTGCTCAACCACTTTTTGAAATTGATCATAATGGAACCGAAATTCTAATTCCACTTATCGACGATTTCATCATTGCACTTGACAGAGAAAACAAAACCATTACTTTAGAAACTCCTGAAGGATTGGTTGACCTTTATTTACAATAGTTGACAGTCGCAGTCACAGTTTTTAGTTTTTTAAATTGTTTAAATTCATTCCTTATTCATTTTGTTCAAATTCAAACAATTTTCAGTTAATCAAGACCGTTGCGCTATGAAAATAGGCACTGATGGTGTTTTGCTTGGTGCTTGGACTCCGTTAATTAACAATCCCTATAATGTGTTAGATATTGGAGCTGGAACAGGAATATTGTCATTGATGTTAGCGCAAAGAAGCAACGCCGAACAAATTGATGCCATTGAAATTGACGAAAACGCATACGAACAATGTGTTGAAAATTTTGAAGCTTCACCTTGGAGTGATAAATTATTTTGTTTTCATGCGGGTTTAGATGAATTTGTAGACGAACCTGAAGATGAATACGATTTGATTATTTCTAATCCGCCTTTTTATACTGATGATTATAAATCAGATAACACTTCAAGAGATTTAGCTCGATTTGAAGACGCTCTACCTTTTGAAGAATTGATTGATGCAGCCGCATTATTGCTTTCAGATAACGGAATTTTTTCTGTAATTATTCCTTACAAAGAAGAAGAACGATTTATTACAATGTGTAAAGAAGTCGATTTGTTTCCTTTAAAAATTACTCGTGTAAAAGGAACACCAACTTCAGAAATTAAAAGAAGTTTACTAGCCTTCTGTAGATTAGAACAAACTCCTTTAATAGACGAACTTACCATTGAAATTTCACGCCATCAATATACTACAGAATATACAGAATTGACGAAAGATTTTTATTTGAAGATGTAATTTAAAAATTATAACATTTGTTAATTGATTTGTTAAAAATCTTTACTTACTTTTGTCACTTTCAAATCAAAAACTATGAGACCAGACTTATTTCAATCTCCAGATTATTATTTATTAGACGAATTATT of Flavobacterium channae contains these proteins:
- the rimM gene encoding ribosome maturation factor RimM (Essential for efficient processing of 16S rRNA), with translation MRKEDCFYLGKIAKKFSFKGEVLAYLDTDEPEMYQNLESVFVEINKSLVPFFIETSSLHKEKFLRIRFEDIQTEEEADEIMGSELYLPLSMLPKLEGTQFYYHEVIGFDVIDTRLGNIGQITSINDSGAQPLFEIDHNGTEILIPLIDDFIIALDRENKTITLETPEGLVDLYLQ
- a CDS encoding tRNA1(Val) (adenine(37)-N6)-methyltransferase, giving the protein MFKFKQFSVNQDRCAMKIGTDGVLLGAWTPLINNPYNVLDIGAGTGILSLMLAQRSNAEQIDAIEIDENAYEQCVENFEASPWSDKLFCFHAGLDEFVDEPEDEYDLIISNPPFYTDDYKSDNTSRDLARFEDALPFEELIDAAALLLSDNGIFSVIIPYKEEERFITMCKEVDLFPLKITRVKGTPTSEIKRSLLAFCRLEQTPLIDELTIEISRHQYTTEYTELTKDFYLKM
- a CDS encoding 30S ribosomal protein S16; the encoded protein is MSVKIRLQRHGKKGKPFYWVVAADARSKRDGKFLEKLGTYNPNTNPATIDLNIEKAAQWLFNGAQPTDTARAILSYKGALLKHHLDGGVRKGALTQEQADAKLAAWLEEKAGKVDAKKAGLSKADADAKAKALKAEKEANEKRIAAQAEAAKAAEATEEVAEEVVEAAAEEAPAVEENNEETEA
- a CDS encoding DUF6252 family protein, which gives rise to MKKIVSLLALVVMMSSCEENLQSNNPSFQAKQNDVYWRANEARVSVDASGAMTITAYNQYETVTLETSSTNPGTYVLGTTNQNNFASYSNDVDGVSDYYDTGLYTGPAFKVSNMINRGTGYQTNTGGAQTTGGTGSGLRVATQTTNGTVTAITVVARGVGYTPGDLITIVGGNNNATFRVLNIQQSNGEIKIEEVENGLFTGTYKFNAVNENGDVITFSEGVFYKIPLSSF